A single Anopheles funestus chromosome 2RL, idAnoFuneDA-416_04, whole genome shotgun sequence DNA region contains:
- the LOC125760733 gene encoding protein outspread isoform X4, translating into MGSRNIECRKFSPNIFNKSKCTHCFRQREEHSAAALECNRATRKVSKRGYLFVAPWDWDFSNPVYRTKRWQRRWFVLYDDGELTYSVDEHPETIPQAIIDMTKVLEVTTADNITSHPHSIAITAPDRVTFVKGTCPEESKWWFNVLVAFPKSKGRHKRNATFPGGQATTILQAQLYSEAQSAIAAKSNTPAARDKLTLQLDSGKGQTRLRTRHRSSVDVSDSASKCLLLDGGGGISGADIRSRDELKLKDIANTITNVNRWSSPCITDSLSLTADHHEKPTSPRDENTIPPQYINGGSGGGGGTGGGGGTGGTSVGGTPLQMRPHSLTIPSSAPAIVSAIVKKIPTSIGKGGGGQVPPLASLQLSPATNSSPKLKPSQTHERGDPDGDCGMDDAPANYHGKNSEHRGPDADLLQAKKGWLLKQDGRVGEWSKHWFTLRGAALFYYRDPVAEEKGVLDGVLDVNSITSIAEVPVNKGYGFQLTTWDNHRIVLSAVTINVRNNWINVLKNAAGLPPTKASLELSNQNDDNFKTLPDKSPPTPATPSALEIELISDTIEHKPKLKRSKLLEKNNNSTNGHLLIEGVVPLAASPGSGEDVVDKVPKDVIVHLTSARAIAESNGVSTGDSNTTTNSSSNSSSTNSSSSSSSCSQPQPKQPVVQSPVTPLTPKSLLFSSDEEYRTASEGGRRDSVGDWGSPVSPSPPSVPLTSAVMRTKDRLRMTPPVSAQSQQRLHKRSRSSPPSSRRSTIESVPSEILTLQPVPAQKPINTVQEEEGSGLEKELQLRLQAAEKELAMLREETHEREARMSELLTTLERTEQELTRKRELEENREKLMVQLQDSRAAGQEIIDRITHELSKSRDTTKELEERLARGIEENESLYRRLQESGIAAPASPASSLCSLAVTRSGRIKRMDSFSDLTCLNAIDPTQLDREMLADEYRELRARFERAVSELKAMKRELKDAHGLYDELEIGYATLRKELDRQATEHDAQSRMMADRIQDMTNKYTAAEKQVRLLKQKAIRSEKRRSLSLKGKESLSIQKELEEKVSELESKIDALESGNVMPVAKATVELTTPEVAQPTRRSSSTRLRRKSLDSASLSAQPMQVLLRLNNLEKRVENVQPVVPVKPDVSECETASTSSSGNSKPVPEHLLDRLKSLEGVVVSVRELIDQSAQQFQSLRSSRSRRSVSPAADRKDSYKFIERCLTEVSKLLRESCDNCVVPVDGAGYGSVIVLPESNPIKLALNQLEAQLKSKLADLLKQRRMLRETNGLSQRKDMELLAERIAFESVCFGRLRHALERAENLQEFEERQTKVEVCETIQLMSMLKAKLSGKCVVRPSSSADVLASVLARKLMLSAGRTSTIRSLSFPPIGTALLDDLLRQQNEVHLIAKRYKTTIMENLAYGLAAETLSYIASSHETVQGAVQEAWRQAQEAVNAELVQSEIAHIMMRNAQRYESSLAPAFGYALSTQERITFETFADAVHEALRREMDAAVRQLTECYEETLEKMKRGQWRLHLEQERKPSEGRQLLAEFADIIAHKALIDARVQVLKGDYVPSRQKLQESTESSERVFSVAALKQYENLYTDLTADLEVANADDILAEADFNFMYKYFASEHSLNKAEVKEVSAILNELEKSVVALQASLHPDHGNVSAASAIDVDSLRSIHTRCVEIQQRIDSLISAAKQLQSRSEQCGRLQDRLKQLTEEHERELGTIRQQHEQKLATLQRRIDEQHQRIQAIDGERAELLERLENERNLLKQKEKELHELSVRLTRIDAASNEKDKEIEDLLDSYDQECKKARSLKDRCEELADSCRKTAAEYAELEKERDYLYEQMRKEQDHVKKLEKHLELLEAEHAQQVDNLHAAYREQQMANELDSQKDKDDEDSLRSRYQAEIEQLRALCEKGLAAMEASHKRIIHDLEEKHQQEIAKLILEKEQALAEETQATLAALDAMKKAHQNEVQREVTRFKQEFLKQFQKGGQPPQTYREKEQELEDVRQEILSLSEKYSMKCVETAALEEKLRNATQQLKCSQQHIQQLDVRNKQLRAHFVSNQPEETASAPPTSSVVTPKDTNLFTSSTEPN; encoded by the exons TGTACAGCGAGGCACAGTCGGCTATTGCGGCCAAAAGCAACACACCCGCTGCACGAGACAAGCTGACACTGCAGCTCGATAGCGGTAAAGGCCAGACGCGACTCCGGACCCGCCATCGCTCATCGGTTGACGTCAGTGATTCAG CATCCAAATGTTTACTACtggacggtggtggtggtatcAGTGGTGCGGATATACGCTCGAGGGACGAACTAAAGCTGAAGGATATCGCCAACACGATCACGAACGTGAACCGCTGGAGTAGCCCCTGCATCACGGACAGCCTGTCACTCACGGCGGACCACCACGAGAAGCCGACGAGCCCGCGGGACGAAAACACGATCCCACCACAATACATCAATGGCGGTAGTGGAGGCGGTGGTGGTaccggtggtggaggtggtacAGGAGGGACCAGTGTCGGTGGAACGCCGTTACAGATGCGACCCCACTCACTCACCATACCGTCCAGTGCGCCCGCGATCGTGTCGGCCATCGTGAAGAAAATTCCAACCTCGATCGGCAAGGGTGGTGGCGGACAGGTGCCACCGCTTGCATCGCTGCAATTGTCGCCCGCCACTAACTCTAGTCCGAAGCTGAAGCCTAGTCAAACGCACGAACGGGGTGATCCGGACGGTGACTGCGGTATGGACGATGCGCCGGCAAACTATCACGGCAAAAACTCGGAACATCGCGGCCCAGACGCGGATCTGCTGCAGGCGAAGAAGGGCTGGTTGCTGAAGCAGGACGGACGGGTCGGTGAATGGAGTAAACATTGGTTTACGCTGCGAGGGGCCGCACTGTTCTACTACCGTGATCCGGTCGCTGAAGAGAAGGGTGTACTGGACGGTGTGCTGGACGTGAATAGCATCACCAGCATTGCCGAGGTACCTGTCAACAAGGGATACGGTTTTCAGCTCACG ACCTGGGACAACCATCGTATCGTTCTGTCCGCGGTAACGATTAACGTGCGCAACAATTGGATCAACGTGCTGAAGAACGCTGCCGGACTGCCACCGACGAAGGCCAGCCTCGAGCTAAGCAATCAGAACGATGACAACTTCAAAACGTTACCGGACAAATCGCCACCAACACCGGCCACACCCAGCGCGCTGGAGATCGAGCTGATCAGCGATACGATCGAGCATAAGCCGAAACTGAAGCGAAGCAAACTGCTcgaaaagaacaacaacagcacgaACGGTCACCTGTTAATTGAGGGTGTTGTACCGCTGGCGGCAAGCCCGGGCTCGGGAGAGGACGTCGTGGATAAGGTACCGAAAGACGTTATCGTACATCTGACGTCTGCCCGAGCCATTGCCGAATCGAACGGCGTCAGCACCGGGGACAGTAACACGACCACCAATAGCAGTAGCAATAGCAGTAGTACtaacagtagtagtagtagcagtagttgTAGTCAGCCTCAACCAAAGCAACCGGTGGTGCAGTCGCCCGTCACACCGCTAACACCCAAATCGTTGCTGTTCTCGTCGGACGAGGAGTATCGGACGGCGTCCGAAGGTGGCCGGCGGGATAGTGTCGGTGACTGGGGCTCGCCGGTGTCGCCTTCGCCTCCGTCGGTGCCACTGACCAGTGCGGTAATGCGTACCAAAGATAGGTTAAGAATGACCCCGCCGGTATCGGCCCAAAGTCAGCAACGATTGCACAAGCGTAGTCGGTCGTCGCCTCCAAGCTCAAGGCGCAGCACCATCGAGAGCGTTCCGTCGGAGATCCTGACCCTGCAGCCGGTTCCGGCCCAAAAACCGATCAACACCGTACAGGAGGAGGAAGGTAGTGGATTGGAGAAAGAGCTGCAGCTACGATTGCAAGCAGCGGAGAAGGAACTGGCAATGTTGCGCGAAGAAACACACGAGCGGGAAGCTCGCATGTCCGAACTGCTCACGACGCTCGAGCGCACTGAGCAGGAACTGACCCGGAAGCGCGAACTGGAGGAAAACCGTGAAAAGTTGATGGTGCAGCTACAGGACAGTCGAGCCGCTGGGCAGGAAATCATTGATCGGATCACACACGAACTGTCGAAGAGTCGTGATACAACCAAGGAGCTGGAGGAACGGTTGGCCCGTGGAATCGAAGAGAACGAATCACTCTACCGACGGCTACAGGAGAGTGGTATCGCCGCACCCGCCAGTCCAGCTTCAAGTCTTTGCAGCTTGGCGGTGACGCGCAGTGGCCGCATCAAGCGTATGGATTCATTCAGCGATCTTACCTGCCTTAACGCGATCGATCCTACCCAGCTCGATCGGGAGATGCTGGCGGACGAGTACCGAGAGCTAAGGGCACGCTTTGAACGAGCCGTTAGTGAGCTGAAAGCGATGAAACGTGAACTGAAAGATGCGCACGGACTGTACGACGAGCTGGAAATTGGTTATGCTACACTGCGCAAAGAACTCGACCGACAAGCGACCGAACATGACGCTCAGTCGCGCATGATGGCCGATCGCATACAGGACATGACGAACAAATATACGGCGGCCGAGAAACAGGTACGACTCTTGAAACAGAAAGCAATCCGGTCCGAAAAGCGACGTTCGCTGTCTCTGAAGGGCAAGGAGTCACTCTCGATCCAGAAGGAGTTGGAAGAGAAGGTGTCCGAGTTGGAAAGTAAAATAGATGCGCTCGAAAGTGGCAACGTGATGCCGGTAGCAAAAGCGACCGTAGAATTGACAACGCCCGAAGTCGCGCAACCCACACGACGCTCCTCCTCCACAAGACTACGTCGCAAAAGTCTAGACAGTGCGTCGCTTTCGGCCCAACCGATGCAAGTTCTGCTGCGACTAAACAATCTCGAAAAGCGTGTCGAAAACGTGCAGCCAGTGGTGCCAGTAAAACCAGACGTCAGTGAGTGTGAAACGGCCAGTACATCCAGCTCGGGCAACTCGAAACCGGTGCCGGAACATCTGCTCGACCGGCTCAAGAGTCTCGAGGGTGTTGTGGTATCGGTGCGTGAGCTGATCGATCAGAGTGCGCAACAGTTCCAGAGTTTGCGATCATCCCGCTCTCGACGATCCGTATCACCTGCTGCCGATCGGAAGGATTCGTACAAATTTATCGAACGTTGTCTGACGGAGGTGTCGAAGTTGTTGCGCGAAAGCTGCGATAACTGTGTCGTTCCAGTGGATGGTGCCGGGTACGGTAGTGTCATTGTACTGCCGGAATCGAACCCGATCAAGCTGGCACTGAATCAACTCGAAGCACAGCTTAAGAGTAAGCTGGCAGATCTCCTAAAGCAAAGACGAATGTTACGCGAAACGAACGGGCTTTCCCAGCGCAAAGACATGGAGCTGCTTGCCGAGAGGATCGCTTTCGAGAGCGTTTGTTTTGGTCGGTTGCGTCACGCGTTGGAACGTGCAGAGAACCTGCAAGAGTTCGAAGAGCGTCAAACCAAGGTTGAGGTGTGTGAAACCATCCAGCTAATGTCGATGTTGAAGGCGAAACTTTCGGGCAAATGTGTCGTCCGGCCGAGCAGTAGTGCTGACGTGCTGGCGAGTGTTTTAGCTCGCAAACTCATGCTGTCCGCCGGTCGAACAAGCACGATTCGATCACTTTCCTTCCCACCCATCGGGACCGCTTTGCTCGATGATCTGTTGCGACAGCAGAACGAGGTGCACCTGATTGCCAAGCGCTACAAAACGACCATTATGGAGAACCTCGCGTACGGGCTTGCTGCGGAAACGCTCAGCTATATTGCGTCCTCGCACGAAACGGTACAAGGTGCGGTACAGGAAGCGTGGCGTCAGGCACAGGAAGCGGTCAATGCCGAGCTGGTACAGTCCGAGATCGCACACATCATGATGCGAAATGCTCAGCGCTACGAAAGCTCTCTAGCGCCCGCCTTCGGGTACGCACTGTCCACCCAGGAACGCATTACGTTCGAAACATTCGCGGACGCTGTGCATGAGGCACTTCGACGCGAAATGGATGCAGCCGTACGGCAACTAACGGAATGTTACGAAGAAACACTGGAGAAGATGAAACGTGGCCAGTGGCGACTGCATCTGGAGCAGGAGCGAAAACCCAGCGAAGGGCGACAGCTGTTGGCAGAGTTTGCGGACATTATCGCTCACAAAGCGCTAATCGATGCACGCGTACAGGTACTGAAAGGTGACTATGTTCCGTCTCGACAAAAGCTGCAGGAATCTACCGAGTCGTCGGAGCGTGTGTTCAGTGTGGCTGCCCTGAAGCAGTACGAGAATCTGTACACGGATCTCACAGCTGACTTGGAGGTGGCGAATGCTGACGACATCCTGGCCGAAGCGGACTTTAACTTCATGTACAAGTACTTTGCCAGCGAACACTCTTTGAACAAGGCCGAGGTGAAGGAAGTGTCTGCGATACTGAACGAGCTGGAGAAGTCAGTGGTAGCTTTGCAAGCTTCTTTACACCCAGACCATGGTAACGTCAGTGCCGCTAGTGCGATCGACGTGGACAGCTTGCGAAGTATTCACACACGGTGCGTTGAGATACAGCAGCGCATTGATTCGTTGATTAGTGCCGCCAAACAGTTGCAGTCACGCAGTGAACAGTGTGGCCGGCTACAGGATCGTCTTAAGCAACTTACCGAAGAGCACGAACGGGAACTCGGTACGATCAGGCAGCAGCACGAGCAAAAGCTTGCCACTCTACAGCGTCGAATTGACGAACAGCACCAGCGCATTCAAGCGATCGATGGTGAACGAGCCGAACTGCTCGAACGGCTGGAAAACGAGCGTAATCTGTTGAAACAGAAGGAGAAGGAGCTGCACGAACTGTCCGTCCGCTTAACCCGCATCGATGCGGCTAGCAACGAGAAGGACAAGGAGATTGAAGATCTACTCGACAGCTACGATCAAGAGTGTAAGAAAGCACGCTCGCTAAAGGATCGTTGTGAGGAGCTAGCGGACAGTTGCCGGAAAACGGCCGCCGAGTATGCCGAGCTGGAGAAGGAGCGGGACTATCTGTACGAGCAGATGCGCAAAGAGCAGGACCATGTGAAGAAGTTGGAGAAACATCTGGAACTGCTGGAAGCGGAACATGCGCAACAGGTGGACAATCTGCACGCCGCCTACCGGGAGCAACAGATGGCAAACGAGCTGGACTCGCAGAAGGATAAAGACGATGAGGACAGTTTGCGATCGCGCTACCAGGCAGAAATCGAGCAGTTAAGG GCACTCTGTGAGAAGGGACTGGCCGCGATGGAAGCGTCGCACAAGCGCATCATCCACGATCTGGAGGAAAAGCACCAGCAGGAGATCGCGAAACTCATTCTGGAGAAGGAACAAGCGCTGGCCGAAGAAACACAG GCAACACTGGCAGCACTTGACGCCATGAAGAAAGCACACCAGAATGAGGTACAGCGTGAGGTGACGCGCTTCAAACAGGAGTTCCTCAAACAGTTCCAGAAGGGTGGCCAACCGCCCCAAACGTACCGCGAGAAGGA ACAAGAACTGGAAGACGTACGGCAGGAGATACTGTCCCTCTCGGAGAAGTACTCGATGAAGTGCGTGGAAACGGCGGCGCTCGAGGAAAAGCTTCGTAATGCGACGCAACAGTTGAAATGTTCTCAGCAGCACATTCAGCAGCTTGATGTTAG AAACAAGCAACTGCGGGCACACTTTGTCTCAAACCAGCCGGAAGAAACGGCTTCCGCACCACCGACCAGCAGTGTCGTAACGCCAAAGGATACCAACCTGTTCACCAGCAGCACG GAGCCAAACTAG